The Streptomyces sp. NBC_01255 genome window below encodes:
- a CDS encoding MerR family transcriptional regulator, which translates to MIADGLTIGQAAAFVGVTIKTVRHYHRLGLVDEPERDGSGYRRYGSADLLRLVQARTLAGAGVPLAEIGELLDAEPERFAVALDDVRRRLTEQIEELTARRDTLHRLAHGDRALLPDRACAVLDRLADVGFTPDYVAAQREALVLARAMVPGIFDSFLARLETSLDDPESVELTKRGLDARSWHPDDPRIEELASALADKLLADRAQLAMPTGFRRQSDAASRYGVVNHHREGEEPSIARLNALVEANLRAAGIDVPRQ; encoded by the coding sequence GTGATCGCAGACGGACTCACGATCGGTCAGGCGGCGGCGTTCGTGGGCGTCACGATCAAGACCGTGCGGCACTATCACCGGCTCGGCCTGGTCGACGAGCCCGAGCGGGACGGTTCCGGCTACCGGCGTTACGGGTCGGCCGACCTGCTCCGGCTCGTCCAGGCCCGGACCCTGGCCGGGGCCGGTGTGCCGCTGGCCGAGATCGGGGAGCTGCTCGACGCCGAGCCCGAGCGGTTCGCCGTCGCCCTGGACGACGTCCGCCGTCGGCTCACCGAGCAGATCGAGGAGCTGACCGCCCGGCGCGACACCCTGCACCGACTCGCCCATGGAGACCGGGCCCTGCTGCCCGACCGGGCCTGCGCGGTCCTGGACCGACTCGCCGACGTCGGCTTCACCCCCGACTACGTGGCCGCTCAGCGGGAAGCGCTGGTGCTGGCCCGGGCGATGGTTCCGGGGATCTTCGACAGCTTCCTGGCCCGGCTCGAAACCTCGCTCGACGATCCCGAGTCCGTCGAGCTGACCAAGCGAGGCCTGGACGCGAGGTCCTGGCATCCGGACGACCCGCGGATCGAGGAACTGGCGTCCGCACTGGCCGACAAGCTGCTGGCCGACCGCGCGCAGCTGGCGATGCCGACCGGGTTCCGACGCCAGTCCGACGCGGCCTCCCGGTACGGAGTGGTCAACCACCACCGGGAAGGCGAGGAGCCCTCCATCGCCCGGCTGAACGCTCTGGTCGAGGCGAACCTGCGCGCGGCCGGCATCGACGTCCCGCGTCAGTGA
- a CDS encoding helix-turn-helix transcriptional regulator: MKLEDLVRLRRARDVMDRDYALPLDVPALARVALMSAGHFSRSFRAAYGETPYSYLMTRRVERAKALLRRGDLSVTEVCFAVGCTSLGSFSSRFTELVGETPSAYRARRHEAGAVIPACVAKVLTRPTRND, from the coding sequence GTGAAGCTGGAGGATCTGGTGCGGTTGCGGCGCGCGCGGGACGTGATGGACCGCGACTACGCGCTGCCCCTCGACGTACCAGCGCTGGCCAGGGTCGCGCTGATGTCGGCCGGGCACTTCTCCCGCAGCTTCCGCGCCGCCTACGGCGAGACGCCGTACAGCTACCTCATGACCCGGCGCGTCGAGCGGGCGAAGGCGCTGCTGCGGCGGGGCGACCTGAGCGTGACCGAGGTCTGCTTCGCCGTCGGCTGCACCTCGCTCGGGTCGTTCAGCTCGCGGTTCACCGAGCTGGTGGGCGAGACCCCGAGCGCGTACCGGGCCCGTCGTCACGAGGCGGGTGCCGTGATCCCGGCGTGCGTGGCGAAGGTCCTCACGCGCCCGACCAGGAACGACTGA
- a CDS encoding VOC family protein, translating into MNVKLSQCFIAVDDHDKALTFYRDALGLEVRNDVGFEGMRWVTVGSPAQPDVEIVLEPPLADPNASAADRQAMAELLAKGMLRGVIFSTDDVDATFEHVRAAGGEVLQEPVDQPYGVRDCAFRDPAGNMLRFSQPRKAG; encoded by the coding sequence ATGAACGTCAAACTCTCGCAGTGCTTCATCGCCGTCGACGACCACGACAAGGCGCTCACCTTCTACCGCGACGCCCTCGGCCTGGAGGTCCGCAACGACGTCGGCTTCGAGGGGATGCGCTGGGTGACCGTCGGTTCGCCCGCGCAGCCGGACGTGGAGATCGTCCTCGAACCGCCGCTCGCCGACCCCAACGCCTCGGCCGCCGACCGCCAGGCCATGGCGGAGCTGCTTGCCAAGGGCATGCTGCGCGGCGTGATCTTCTCCACCGACGACGTCGACGCCACCTTCGAGCACGTCCGCGCGGCCGGCGGCGAAGTGCTTCAGGAGCCGGTCGACCAGCCGTACGGCGTCCGCGACTGTGCCTTCCGCGACCCGGCGGGCAACATGCTCCGGTTCTCCCAGCCCCGCAAGGCCGGCTGA
- a CDS encoding DinB family protein translates to MTVETHTPDTTGPRRRADVLDETARPGPRRFSGPATGDERQMLVGFLADQRATLVLKCAGLTDDLADRAVAPSTLSLLGLVRHLADVERRWFRAVLAGQADAAPLFSSPADPDGDFDGATPDAAAVTAAWDAWHAAVAFAERFTAEAPDLDVSAHDSWRGTVSLRWVLLHMIEEYARHNGHADLLRERIDGATGM, encoded by the coding sequence ATGACAGTTGAGACGCACACCCCGGACACGACGGGCCCCCGGCGCCGCGCGGACGTCCTCGACGAGACGGCGCGCCCGGGGCCGCGCCGCTTCTCCGGTCCCGCGACAGGGGACGAGCGGCAGATGCTCGTCGGGTTCCTGGCGGACCAGCGCGCGACCCTGGTGCTGAAGTGCGCGGGCCTCACGGACGACCTGGCCGACCGCGCCGTCGCCCCGTCCACGCTCTCCCTCCTCGGCCTGGTCCGGCACCTCGCCGATGTCGAACGCCGCTGGTTCCGCGCGGTCCTCGCCGGTCAGGCCGATGCGGCGCCGCTCTTCTCGTCCCCCGCCGACCCGGACGGGGACTTCGACGGCGCTACCCCCGACGCGGCGGCCGTCACGGCGGCCTGGGACGCCTGGCACGCGGCCGTCGCCTTCGCCGAACGCTTCACGGCCGAGGCCCCCGACCTCGACGTCTCGGCCCACGACTCCTGGCGCGGAACGGTCTCGCTGCGCTGGGTCCTCCTCCACATGATCGAGGAGTACGCCCGCCACAACGGCCACGCCGACCTCCTCCGCGAACGCATCGACGGCGCGACCGGCATGTGA
- a CDS encoding MarR family winged helix-turn-helix transcriptional regulator, with amino-acid sequence MTAMAPARTEPDLSHLLDHTSHVLRTRMTAELGEIGLTPRMHCVLVHALEEERTQAQLAEIGDMDKTTMVVTVDALEKAGLAERQPSSTDRRARIIAVTEEGAKVAQQSQKIVDGVHEKALASLPDDEREVLLRALNRLVTGHLETPVEGPKTARRARQRG; translated from the coding sequence ATGACAGCCATGGCACCCGCCCGCACCGAGCCCGACCTCTCCCATCTCCTCGACCACACCAGCCACGTCCTGCGCACCCGCATGACAGCCGAGCTCGGCGAGATCGGGCTCACCCCCCGCATGCACTGCGTCCTCGTCCACGCCCTGGAGGAGGAGCGCACGCAGGCGCAGCTCGCCGAGATCGGGGACATGGACAAGACCACGATGGTGGTGACCGTCGACGCCCTGGAGAAGGCCGGGCTCGCCGAGCGGCAGCCGTCGAGCACCGACCGGCGGGCGCGGATCATCGCCGTCACCGAAGAGGGGGCGAAGGTCGCCCAGCAGAGCCAGAAGATCGTCGACGGGGTCCACGAGAAGGCCCTCGCCTCCCTCCCCGACGACGAGCGCGAGGTCCTGCTCCGCGCGCTGAACCGCCTGGTCACCGGCCATCTGGAGACCCCCGTCGAGGGCCCGAAGACGGCCCGCCGGGCCCGCCAGCGCGGCTGA
- a CDS encoding MFS transporter, with translation MSTPASTSRPLALGVLATSMLMTVLDGSIVTVAMPAIQSDLGFTPVGLSWVVNAYLIAFGSLLLLAGRLGDLIGRKRMFLLGTGLFTAASLLAGAATSPEVLIAARFLQGVGSAMSAAVSLGILVTLFAEPRERAKAIAVFSFTGAAGASLGQVLGGVLTDALAWNWIFFINLPIGVAALLLALPALPADRGLGLKAGADVIGALLVTSGLMAGIYAVVTIEEYGAGSAHTLGFGALAVALLAGFLVRQTKAANPLMPLRILRSRSVSGANLVQMLMVAALFSFQILVALYLQKVRGYGAAETGLAMLPAAAVIGVVSLGVSARLIARFGERNILLTGLLLLVGVLGLLTRLPVDANYATDLLPVMLLAAGFGLALPALTSLAMSGAEEKDAGLASGLFNTTQQIGMALGIAVLSTLAASRTESLTEAGRSTAEALTGGYHLAFAVGTALVLAALAVAFTVLRPARNQPEARKSERVLTTL, from the coding sequence ATGTCCACGCCTGCCAGCACCTCCCGCCCACTCGCCCTCGGTGTCCTCGCCACGAGCATGCTGATGACGGTCCTCGACGGCAGCATCGTCACCGTCGCGATGCCCGCCATCCAGAGCGACCTCGGCTTCACCCCCGTCGGCCTCAGCTGGGTCGTCAACGCCTACCTCATCGCGTTCGGCTCGCTCCTCCTCCTCGCCGGCCGCCTCGGCGACCTCATCGGCCGCAAGCGGATGTTCCTCCTCGGCACGGGCCTCTTCACCGCCGCCTCGCTCCTCGCCGGCGCCGCCACCTCCCCCGAGGTCCTGATCGCCGCCCGCTTCCTCCAGGGCGTCGGCAGCGCGATGTCCGCCGCCGTCAGCCTCGGCATCCTCGTCACCCTCTTCGCCGAACCCCGCGAACGCGCCAAGGCCATCGCCGTGTTCAGCTTCACCGGCGCCGCCGGCGCCTCCCTCGGCCAGGTCCTGGGCGGAGTCCTCACCGACGCCCTCGCCTGGAACTGGATCTTCTTCATCAATCTCCCCATCGGCGTCGCCGCCCTCCTGCTCGCCCTCCCCGCCCTGCCCGCCGACCGCGGCCTCGGCCTGAAGGCCGGCGCGGACGTCATCGGCGCGCTGCTCGTCACCTCCGGCCTGATGGCCGGGATCTACGCCGTCGTCACCATCGAGGAGTACGGAGCCGGTTCGGCGCACACCCTCGGCTTCGGCGCCCTCGCCGTCGCCCTCCTGGCCGGCTTCCTCGTCCGCCAGACGAAGGCCGCCAACCCGCTCATGCCCCTGCGGATCCTCCGCTCCCGCAGCGTCTCCGGCGCCAACCTGGTCCAGATGCTGATGGTCGCCGCGCTCTTCTCCTTCCAGATCCTCGTCGCCCTCTACCTGCAGAAGGTCCGCGGCTACGGCGCCGCCGAGACCGGCCTCGCGATGCTGCCCGCCGCCGCCGTCATCGGCGTCGTCTCCCTCGGGGTCTCGGCCCGCCTCATCGCCCGCTTCGGCGAGCGGAACATCCTCCTCACCGGCCTCCTCCTGCTCGTCGGCGTCCTCGGCCTGCTGACCCGCCTCCCCGTCGACGCGAACTACGCCACCGACCTGCTCCCCGTGATGCTGCTCGCCGCCGGCTTCGGCCTCGCGCTCCCCGCCCTCACCTCGCTCGCCATGTCCGGCGCCGAGGAGAAGGACGCGGGCCTGGCCTCCGGCCTCTTCAACACCACCCAGCAGATCGGCATGGCCCTCGGCATCGCGGTCCTCTCCACCCTCGCCGCCTCCCGCACCGAGTCCCTCACGGAGGCCGGCCGGTCCACCGCCGAGGCCCTGACCGGCGGCTACCACCTGGCCTTCGCCGTCGGCACCGCGCTCGTCCTCGCCGCCCTGGCCGTCGCCTTCACCGTCCTGCGCCCCGCCCGGAACCAGCCGGAGGCACGGAAGTCCGAGCGCGTACTCACCACGCTGTGA
- a CDS encoding helix-turn-helix transcriptional regulator, producing the protein MRADRLVAALLFLQTRHRVTAAELAAELDVSERTARRDLEALASAGVPVRSQAGVGGGWSLVGGARTDLTGLTAPEVRALFLLIDKTPTSPQTRTALRKLVRALPSPLRAGAEAAARAGTADGTDWAGAPVSVTEEPRLAALQQAVVEERELTIGYARPGREPSERTVHPLGIATKTGVHYLVAGTEHGLRVFRVGRITSVTETGAPAVRPEDFDLPTAWRALAARMEDRMVAATVRGRAAPGTESVLEGLVEGRIRYGERAPDGWASIEIDGPSPEVVAARLAGLGARVELLDPPGARTALARIGAELTALYGNPPSAPSPDTPEAPPSAPAPAATRPG; encoded by the coding sequence ATGAGAGCCGACCGCCTCGTCGCCGCCCTGCTCTTCCTCCAGACCAGGCACCGCGTCACCGCCGCCGAACTCGCCGCAGAACTGGACGTGTCCGAAAGGACCGCCCGCCGGGACCTCGAAGCGCTCGCGAGCGCCGGGGTCCCGGTCCGTTCCCAGGCGGGCGTGGGCGGCGGCTGGTCGTTGGTCGGCGGCGCCCGTACCGATCTGACGGGCCTCACCGCCCCCGAGGTCCGCGCCCTGTTCCTCCTGATCGACAAGACGCCCACGAGCCCGCAGACCCGGACCGCCCTGCGCAAGCTCGTACGGGCCCTCCCCTCGCCCCTCCGCGCGGGCGCCGAGGCCGCCGCCCGCGCCGGGACCGCCGACGGCACCGACTGGGCCGGCGCCCCCGTCTCGGTCACCGAGGAACCCCGACTGGCCGCTCTCCAGCAGGCCGTGGTCGAGGAACGCGAGCTCACGATCGGGTACGCCCGCCCGGGCCGGGAACCGAGCGAACGGACCGTCCACCCGCTCGGGATCGCCACGAAGACCGGCGTCCACTACCTCGTCGCCGGTACGGAGCACGGCCTGCGCGTCTTCCGGGTCGGCCGGATCACCTCCGTGACCGAGACGGGCGCCCCCGCCGTCCGCCCCGAGGACTTCGACCTCCCCACCGCCTGGCGCGCGCTCGCCGCCCGCATGGAGGACCGCATGGTCGCCGCGACGGTCCGCGGCAGAGCCGCCCCGGGCACGGAGTCCGTCCTCGAAGGACTCGTCGAAGGGCGGATACGGTACGGGGAACGCGCCCCGGACGGCTGGGCGTCCATCGAGATCGACGGACCCTCGCCCGAGGTCGTCGCCGCCCGACTCGCGGGCCTGGGAGCCCGCGTGGAACTCCTCGACCCACCCGGGGCCCGCACGGCACTCGCCCGCATCGGCGCCGAACTCACCGCGCTGTACGGGAATCCACCGTCGGCACCGTCCCCAGACACTCCGGAAGCTCCTCCGAGTGCACCAGCGCCAGCCGCGACACGGCCCGGGTGA
- a CDS encoding HelD family protein, whose product MTSLDLELARERAHHDACRAALTRMTEDVAEHVVTGEDVAASGADAEALGFHLRSRAKEMGEQPPGPLFFGRLDREDGQTHHIGRRRIAEDPSAPPLVVDWRAPVSRAYYQAGAHDPQGVLRRRRFGWAPHNRGATEDLTALEDERLADGGTGEAVSALVAGEIERPRVGPMRDIAATIQPEQDDLVRSDPAASLCVQGAPGTGKTAVGLHRAAYLLYSHPQRIRRSGLLVLGPHRAFLSYIAEVLPSLGETGVRQATLDEELARHPVRAEDGEAAARVKHDARMAGVLHRALYGRVDPVPPGDLAVPDGSYHWRLPAAELAAIVEAVREEAPPYATGRERVRARVVRALQLRAERRSGAVGAAWVRRVERAGAVTAFLDACWPRTTPEEVLAEVLTDPDPVALSASGGGLTGGGLTEGESAAIRWARPPRSYRSARWTAADLVLLDELAGLIERPESYGHVVVDEAQDLSPMQCRAIARRTAFGSLTVLGDLAQGTAPWAARDWREQLAHLGRAEAPVVPLTLGYRVPAAIVDLANRLLPHLGADVPAGRSVRTDGEVTVHRATETADLLAATREAVRAALATEGSVGVITADGLVGEVGEAVRGCGAEAGAGERVTVLPATAVKGLEFDHVVVVEPAAIAAAEARGANRLYVVLTRAVSRLALVHSEELPECLGTVPTVDSRTAR is encoded by the coding sequence ATGACGTCACTGGACCTTGAGCTCGCCCGTGAACGCGCCCACCACGACGCCTGCCGCGCCGCCCTGACCCGGATGACCGAGGACGTCGCCGAACATGTCGTGACCGGCGAGGACGTCGCCGCGTCCGGCGCCGACGCCGAGGCCCTCGGCTTCCACCTCCGCAGCCGCGCCAAGGAGATGGGCGAACAGCCGCCGGGCCCGCTGTTCTTCGGCCGCCTCGACCGCGAGGACGGCCAGACCCACCACATCGGCCGCCGCCGGATCGCCGAGGACCCCTCCGCCCCGCCGCTCGTCGTCGACTGGCGCGCCCCCGTCTCCCGCGCCTACTACCAGGCGGGCGCCCACGACCCGCAGGGCGTCCTCCGGCGCCGCCGCTTCGGCTGGGCCCCGCACAACCGGGGCGCCACGGAGGATCTGACCGCCCTGGAGGACGAACGCCTCGCGGACGGCGGGACGGGGGAGGCGGTGAGCGCGCTCGTCGCCGGGGAGATCGAGCGACCCAGGGTCGGCCCCATGCGGGACATCGCCGCCACCATCCAGCCCGAACAGGACGACCTCGTACGCTCCGACCCGGCCGCCTCGCTGTGCGTGCAGGGCGCGCCCGGCACCGGCAAGACCGCCGTCGGCCTGCACCGGGCCGCGTACCTCCTCTACAGCCATCCCCAGCGGATCCGCCGCTCCGGCCTCCTCGTCCTCGGCCCGCACCGCGCCTTCCTGTCGTACATCGCCGAGGTGCTGCCCTCGCTCGGCGAGACCGGCGTCCGGCAGGCCACCCTCGACGAGGAGCTCGCCCGCCACCCGGTCCGGGCCGAGGACGGGGAGGCGGCGGCCCGGGTCAAGCACGACGCCCGCATGGCGGGGGTGCTGCACCGCGCGCTGTACGGCAGGGTCGACCCGGTCCCGCCGGGCGACCTGGCCGTCCCCGACGGCTCGTACCACTGGCGGCTGCCGGCCGCCGAGCTCGCCGCGATCGTCGAGGCGGTACGGGAGGAGGCGCCGCCCTACGCCACGGGGCGCGAGCGGGTCCGCGCCCGGGTCGTCAGGGCCCTCCAGCTCCGGGCCGAACGCCGGTCGGGGGCGGTGGGCGCGGCCTGGGTGCGGCGCGTCGAACGGGCCGGGGCGGTGACCGCCTTCCTCGACGCGTGCTGGCCGAGGACGACACCGGAGGAGGTGCTCGCGGAGGTGCTGACGGACCCGGACCCGGTGGCGCTCTCGGCCTCTGGCGGTGGGCTGACGGGCGGTGGGCTGACGGAGGGCGAGTCGGCGGCGATCCGCTGGGCGCGGCCGCCGCGGTCGTACCGCTCGGCGCGGTGGACCGCCGCCGATCTCGTCCTCCTCGACGAGCTGGCGGGGCTGATCGAGCGCCCCGAGAGCTACGGCCACGTCGTCGTCGACGAAGCCCAGGACCTCTCGCCCATGCAGTGCAGGGCGATCGCACGCCGGACCGCCTTCGGCTCGCTCACCGTCCTCGGGGACCTCGCCCAGGGCACCGCGCCGTGGGCGGCCCGCGACTGGCGCGAGCAACTGGCCCACCTGGGCAGGGCCGAGGCGCCGGTGGTGCCGCTGACCCTCGGCTACCGCGTGCCCGCGGCGATCGTGGACCTCGCCAACCGGCTCCTGCCGCACCTGGGCGCGGACGTGCCGGCGGGCCGGTCGGTCCGTACCGACGGCGAGGTGACGGTCCATCGGGCGACGGAGACGGCGGACCTCCTGGCCGCGACCCGCGAGGCCGTGCGCGCCGCGCTCGCGACGGAGGGCTCGGTGGGGGTGATCACGGCCGACGGTCTCGTCGGGGAGGTGGGGGAGGCGGTGCGCGGCTGCGGGGCGGAGGCGGGCGCGGGCGAGCGGGTGACCGTACTGCCCGCGACGGCGGTCAAGGGGCTGGAGTTCGACCATGTCGTCGTGGTCGAACCGGCCGCGATCGCGGCGGCCGAGGCGCGCGGCGCGAACCGGTTGTACGTGGTGCTCACCCGGGCCGTGTCGCGGCTGGCGCTGGTGCACTCGGAGGAGCTTCCGGAGTGTCTGGGGACGGTGCCGACGGTGGATTCCCGTACAGCGCGGTGA
- a CDS encoding TetR/AcrR family transcriptional regulator, with translation MSRDPGDGSAAGAGSAATPGLRERKKERTRQALSDAAVALFLEKGFDAVSVAEVAAAAEVSKPTLFRYFPAKEDLVLHRFADHEDEAARVVAAGRLAGTAPLDALYAHVLDGLGRQDPVTGLCDHPAVLAYHRLLYGTPALVARLHAYRARSEAALADALGGDPLDARVAAGQIVAVLRVLAEENTARIAGGETAGEVAADAVAAAGRTFRALREGLPY, from the coding sequence ATGAGCCGGGACCCCGGCGACGGCTCTGCTGCCGGCGCCGGCTCTGCCGCAACCCCCGGGCTGCGCGAACGGAAGAAGGAGCGCACCCGGCAGGCCCTGTCGGACGCCGCCGTCGCGCTCTTCCTGGAGAAGGGCTTCGACGCGGTCTCGGTCGCGGAGGTGGCCGCCGCCGCCGAGGTGTCGAAGCCGACCCTCTTCCGGTACTTCCCGGCCAAGGAGGACCTCGTCCTCCACCGGTTCGCGGACCACGAGGACGAGGCCGCCCGGGTCGTGGCCGCGGGGCGCCTGGCCGGGACCGCGCCGCTCGACGCGCTGTACGCGCACGTGCTCGACGGCCTCGGGCGGCAGGACCCGGTGACCGGCCTCTGTGACCACCCGGCCGTGCTCGCGTACCACCGGCTCCTGTACGGCACGCCGGCCCTGGTCGCGCGCCTCCACGCGTACCGGGCGCGGTCGGAGGCGGCCCTCGCGGACGCCCTCGGCGGCGATCCGCTGGACGCGCGGGTCGCGGCCGGGCAGATCGTGGCGGTGCTGCGGGTCCTCGCCGAGGAGAACACGGCCCGGATCGCGGGCGGTGAGACGGCCGGGGAGGTGGCGGCGGACGCGGTGGCGGCGGCCGGGCGGACGTTCCGGGCGCTGCGGGAGGGGCTTCCGTACTGA
- a CDS encoding TetR/AcrR family transcriptional regulator, translated as MAGGDGGNGGDDGGTFLPPSIEAAWGLRERPSKGPKPGLTLDRIVGAAVSLASAEGLDAVSMGRVAKELGVSPMSLYRYVSAKSELYVLMQEAATGAPPELFPPGTGWREAMGAWAWGMREVYHRNLWMLRVPVFGPPATPHMVAWWEKALVAMADTGLDEGAKISVTLLVAGFVKNEALMTADLAAAMAAGDGSPEEVLARYGRTLRRLADPEKYPAVGRLLDSGVLDVADEPEAEFRFGLDRILDGVAVLVDGSAS; from the coding sequence ATGGCGGGCGGCGACGGCGGTAACGGCGGGGACGACGGCGGGACCTTCCTGCCGCCGAGCATCGAGGCGGCTTGGGGGCTGCGGGAGCGCCCCTCGAAGGGGCCCAAGCCCGGCCTGACACTGGACCGGATCGTCGGCGCTGCCGTCTCCCTCGCCTCGGCCGAGGGGCTCGACGCCGTCTCCATGGGCCGGGTCGCCAAGGAGCTCGGCGTCTCGCCCATGTCGCTCTACCGGTACGTCTCCGCCAAGAGCGAGCTGTACGTCCTCATGCAGGAGGCCGCGACGGGCGCCCCACCCGAGCTCTTCCCGCCCGGCACGGGCTGGCGCGAGGCGATGGGGGCGTGGGCCTGGGGGATGCGCGAGGTCTACCACCGCAACCTCTGGATGCTGCGGGTCCCCGTCTTCGGGCCGCCCGCGACCCCGCACATGGTCGCCTGGTGGGAGAAGGCCCTCGTCGCCATGGCGGACACGGGCCTCGACGAGGGCGCCAAGATCTCGGTGACCCTGCTCGTCGCCGGGTTCGTGAAGAACGAGGCCCTGATGACCGCCGACCTCGCCGCCGCGATGGCGGCGGGCGACGGCAGCCCGGAGGAGGTCCTCGCCCGCTACGGCCGCACCCTGAGGCGGCTCGCGGACCCGGAGAAGTACCCGGCGGTGGGGCGCTTGCTGGACTCGGGCGTACTGGACGTCGCGGACGAGCCCGAGGCCGAGTTCCGCTTCGGCCTCGACCGGATCCTGGACGGTGTCGCGGTGCTGGTGGACGGGAGCGCGTCATGA
- a CDS encoding ABC transporter ATP-binding protein, translating into MPPPAVEAIGLTKTYGGVRVLDALDLHVAPGTVFALLGPNGAGKTTTVRILATLATPDAGHARVAGHDVVTARSRVRHAISLTGQFAAVDETQTGAENLWTAARLSSLSRPAAARRAGELLERFGLADAGGRLTRTYSGGMRRRLDLAAGLVRDPGATRVMFLDEPTTGLDPRSRQELWEVVRELSASGTTVFLTTQYLEEADRLADHIAVLGNGRTLAEGTPTELKARYAAHRLDVVASDQEGYVRLAARAAQAGCTSATHDPASRTLGVPTDGSAVHVRELLDALDPERRDIARFTLHTATLDDVFLTLTADKELTRA; encoded by the coding sequence ATGCCACCTCCGGCCGTCGAAGCCATCGGCCTGACCAAGACCTACGGAGGCGTACGCGTCCTCGACGCGCTCGACCTCCATGTCGCACCCGGCACGGTCTTCGCCCTCCTCGGCCCCAACGGCGCCGGGAAGACCACCACCGTCCGCATCCTCGCCACCCTCGCCACGCCCGACGCCGGGCACGCGCGCGTGGCCGGGCACGACGTCGTCACCGCGCGCTCCCGGGTCCGCCACGCGATCAGCCTCACCGGACAGTTCGCCGCCGTCGACGAGACCCAGACCGGCGCCGAGAACCTGTGGACGGCGGCCCGGCTCTCCAGCCTCTCCCGGCCCGCCGCCGCGCGCCGCGCCGGCGAACTCCTCGAACGCTTCGGCCTCGCCGACGCCGGCGGCCGGCTGACCAGGACGTACTCGGGCGGCATGCGCCGCCGCCTCGACCTGGCCGCCGGACTCGTCCGCGACCCCGGCGCGACCCGCGTGATGTTCCTCGACGAACCGACCACCGGCCTCGACCCGCGCAGCCGGCAGGAACTGTGGGAGGTGGTCCGCGAACTCTCCGCGAGCGGTACGACGGTCTTCCTGACCACCCAGTACCTGGAGGAGGCCGACCGGCTCGCCGACCACATCGCCGTCCTCGGCAACGGCCGCACCCTCGCCGAGGGCACCCCCACCGAACTCAAGGCCCGGTACGCCGCCCACCGCCTCGACGTCGTCGCGTCCGACCAGGAGGGTTACGTACGGCTCGCCGCCCGCGCCGCGCAAGCCGGCTGCACCTCCGCGACCCACGACCCCGCGTCCCGCACGCTCGGCGTCCCCACCGACGGCAGCGCCGTCCACGTCCGCGAACTGCTCGACGCACTCGACCCCGAGCGCCGGGACATCGCCCGCTTCACCCTGCACACGGCCACGCTCGACGACGTCTTCCTGACCCTCACCGCCGACAAGGAGCTCACCCGTGCCTGA
- a CDS encoding ABC transporter permease translates to MPDALTAASTLAGRGIRLSRRNLDAVITSMMMPIMLMLVFVYFFGGAIDTGTRYVTYVVPGVLVLCAGFGAASTAVTVSEDMRRGVVDRFRTLDVGGTPFLAGHVAATVTRNALSTTLVLGAAFVIGFRPTGTPGGWLAAIGLLLAWITAVSWLSAALGLVTRTAEAAGAITFFMMFLPYPSSAFVPIDTMPSWLHGFAEHQPVTPLIESMRGLLLDQPVGDAPWVALGWCAALLTLALAASGFLFRLRTR, encoded by the coding sequence GTGCCTGACGCGCTCACCGCCGCGAGCACCCTCGCCGGGCGCGGCATCCGACTCAGCCGCCGCAACCTCGACGCCGTCATCACCTCGATGATGATGCCGATCATGCTGATGCTGGTCTTCGTCTACTTCTTCGGCGGAGCCATCGACACCGGCACCCGGTACGTCACCTACGTCGTCCCCGGCGTGCTCGTCCTCTGCGCCGGATTCGGCGCGGCGAGCACCGCCGTCACCGTCAGCGAGGACATGCGGCGCGGGGTCGTCGACCGGTTCCGCACGCTCGACGTCGGCGGAACGCCGTTCCTCGCCGGGCACGTCGCGGCCACCGTCACCCGCAACGCCCTCTCCACCACCCTCGTCCTCGGCGCGGCCTTCGTCATCGGCTTCCGCCCGACCGGCACACCGGGCGGCTGGCTCGCGGCGATCGGGCTGCTGCTCGCCTGGATCACCGCCGTCTCCTGGCTCTCGGCGGCCCTCGGGCTCGTCACCAGGACGGCGGAGGCCGCCGGCGCGATCACCTTCTTCATGATGTTCCTGCCGTACCCGAGCAGCGCGTTCGTGCCGATCGACACCATGCCGAGCTGGCTGCACGGCTTCGCCGAGCACCAGCCGGTGACCCCGCTCATCGAGTCGATGCGCGGCCTGCTGCTCGACCAGCCGGTCGGCGACGCCCCGTGGGTGGCGCTGGGCTGGTGCGCGGCCCTGCTCACCCTGGCGCTCGCCGCCTCCGGCTTCCTCTTCCGCCTCCGGACCCGCTGA